In the genome of Arthrobacter sp. PAMC25284, the window CATCTGGGCCTCATCGAACGGGGCAGCGGAGAAGGGCGCCGACGGCAAGCCGTTCATTCCGGCCGAGACCCTGGCCCTGATGAGCTTCGGCGACTCGCCGTCCACCGCCGAGGACGTGCTGCGCCGTACCCAGGACGCCCTGGCCGAGGAAATCGGGCTGATGCTGGACGAGGGCGTTGTGGCCGGCCCGGAAGACATCGACCTGTGCATGATCCTCGGCGCTGGCTGGCCGATGTTCCTCGGCGGCATCACCCCCTACCTTGACCGGGTGGGCGCCTCCGAGCGGGTCAACGGCAAACGTTTCCTGGCCCCGGGAGTGGCTTCCGCGCCTGCCTTGGCGCCCGCGTAAGCGCTGACAACGCAGTCACAGCCCGGACGGTGAACCCACCGCCCGGGCTGTGCTGTTTCACCCGGGCGTTGAAGGAGCCCTGGCAGGTTGTGCCCGGAATCTCGGCAGGAGCATTGTCACCGCTCATGCCGAGATCGGCGTAATGTTTGCAGCCATAGGGACAGCGGACTCCCGGCCTCCGCTCCCGATCCTTGGTCACTGATCCAATGCCGGCATTGAACGTGGAGAGCCGGGCCTTGTTCAGGAGGGGTGCATGCGCGGACTGGAACATCTGCTCGCGGCAACGGATCTATCTCACGCTGCGATGAATGCAGCCCATCGCGCAGCCGGTATCAGCAAATTGACGGGTGCGTCGCTTGACCTCTTTCACGCCGTGAATTTGTCTGGTCTGGATCGGCTGCGTCGGATGACGCCCGGAATTCCCGCAGACTTGGACGAACGCTTGACGGCGCAGCCGCTTGAAGAAATGCGACGCCTGGCCGCCGACCTGAGTGAGCGCCACGGCGCCGCCGTCGGAGTGCGTGTGGGCATCGGACCGGCCTCCGTGCAGATCGACGCGCAAGCCGCGGCCCTGCCTGCAGACCTTATGGTTCTCGGTGACCGCGGAGCGGGGGCGCTATCCCGTCTGGTCCTTGGTTCGACTGCCGCACGCATGGCCGAAACAGCCTCATGCTCAGTCTTGATCGTCAAACGACCTCCGAGCGAACCGTACCGAAGCGTCCTGGTGCCTGTGGACTTTTCCTCAAATTCCTTGCCAGCGCTCCGGACAGCCCTTGCGGTGGCCCCGGAATGCAGGATCGCCCTTTTCCACGCATACGGGGTGCCCTTCGAAGGCAAGCTCAGGGCGGCCGGAATCCGCGAGGAGCTCCTGGAACAGTACCGAGCGGCAGAGCGGACCGCAACCTTCGCGGACATGCGCCGCCTCTGCCAAGCGGCGGGTCTGGCGGAACATGCCGCGAGCCTGGTCGCGCTCCGCGGCCCGGTGCTCCTCCGCATCCTGGAACTGGAAAAGGAGCGGAACTGCGACCTGATTGTGATGGGCCGGCATGGGGAAGGAACACCGCTTGAACGCGTTTTCCTGGCGAGCGTCACTAAACAGGTGCTGGCGCAGTCCCAGGCCGACGTCCTGATCTCTGCGGGGGAATAGGCGGCCAGCAGGAGGTGCCGCGGGTCCTGGAGCAGCGACCCGGGCGGACCGGCCTGTCAGATCAGGTCGTCCATCAGTCGCGCAAGGATATCGTTCATGGCGAGGAGTCCGATGAGCTGATTGTTGTCCACCACTACCAGCCGGTTGAGTTGGTATCTGCTCATTAGGGCAGCCGCCTGCCGAACGGACAAATCCCCGCCCACGGTAATGGCGGGAATCGTTGCGGCGTCGTACACGTTGAGCAGGTCCACGTCCCCTTCTTTCGCGACCACCGAGTGGAGAAGCTCGCTGTAGGTCAACAACCCATACGAATCATGCGAGTGCTGCCGCTCCACCACCAGGCTCTTCACCTGGCGGTCTTTCATGGCGGACAGCGCTTCCCGCAACGTGCTGTAGGGCGAGATAGTGACGACGTCGGACACCATGACGTCTTTGACGGTCAGCATGTGGCTGCTCCTGATTGATGGTTGTGAACGAGTTGGCTTCAGTCTTCCCCACGGCGGAGATGTTCCTCGAAGCTGACGACCTGTTTCAGGTCGATCCCGGTCAGGTGTTCGATCGGGATCGAGAACGCCAGTCCGCGTGAACTCTCCCCGCTGACAAGGATCCCGTGCAGCTCCTTCAGGATCGGTGCGGCCAGGTGAGACCCCACGACCATCAGCAGCACAGATTCCGACCCCTCAAAGGTCAGGCCGAAGAAGGTCTTCTTTGGCTCACCACCGATCCCCTTGCCTGGCAGGATGGTCACCCCGGTCGCACCGGCCGCCTGCGCGTGTTCGATGACCTTGTCCTCAAGATCATCAGGTGCGATCACGATGATTGCGGTGAATTTCATGGCTGTTCCTTTCTCAGCGGCGAGAATCTCTCCACCAACATGGCATACACGATGACGGCAATGACGGGGAAGACTGATGCGAAGGCGATCAAGCCGAAGCCGTCGATCAGCACGTCCCGGCCTTCGACTGCATCCGCGAGCCCAATACCGAGGGCGGTCACGAGCGGCACGGTGACTTCCGACGTCGTGACGCCACCGAGGTCAAAAGCCAAAGCGAGGATGTAGCTCGGGGCAAGGAAAGCCAGGACGAGCACCACGGCATAGGCGGTCATGATGTAGTAGTGAAAAGGGCCACCCACCAGTATCCGATAGACGCCGAAGGCAATGCCGAGAGCGACTCCCACCGCGACGACGAGCCTGAGGGCCAACGCACTGATCCGACCGGGAGCAGCTTCCTGGGCTTGCGCCCCAATGGCCAGCAGCGCCGGTTCGGCCATGGTGGTGGCGAATCCTATGAGTAAGGCGAAGAGCAGGATGAGGGCCGGCGCACCCCGCTCTATCAGTTGCTCTGCCATGAGCCGGCCGATGGGGAACAACCCGATCTTGAGACCGACGACGAAGGCATAGAGGCCAAGCAGAACCATAAGAAAACCGACGGCCACCCGCATCGGATGAGCCAGCTTCCGCCGGAGCGCTACATACTGAAAGAAGAGCACGACTGCC includes:
- a CDS encoding universal stress protein translates to MNAAHRAAGISKLTGASLDLFHAVNLSGLDRLRRMTPGIPADLDERLTAQPLEEMRRLAADLSERHGAAVGVRVGIGPASVQIDAQAAALPADLMVLGDRGAGALSRLVLGSTAARMAETASCSVLIVKRPPSEPYRSVLVPVDFSSNSLPALRTALAVAPECRIALFHAYGVPFEGKLRAAGIREELLEQYRAAERTATFADMRRLCQAAGLAEHAASLVALRGPVLLRILELEKERNCDLIVMGRHGEGTPLERVFLASVTKQVLAQSQADVLISAGE
- a CDS encoding CBS domain-containing protein, with translation MLTVKDVMVSDVVTISPYSTLREALSAMKDRQVKSLVVERQHSHDSYGLLTYSELLHSVVAKEGDVDLLNVYDAATIPAITVGGDLSVRQAAALMSRYQLNRLVVVDNNQLIGLLAMNDILARLMDDLI
- a CDS encoding P-II family nitrogen regulator, producing MKFTAIIVIAPDDLEDKVIEHAQAAGATGVTILPGKGIGGEPKKTFFGLTFEGSESVLLMVVGSHLAAPILKELHGILVSGESSRGLAFSIPIEHLTGIDLKQVVSFEEHLRRGED